The DNA segment CCCGGTCCTGCGGCAGCGCGGGACGGCGCGGGTGCGGCTTGGCGTTCTGCAGGACGCCCGCCGACTGCTTCACCGACGCGGCGACCTTCCGCGGGCCCTGGCTCTTCTTGGCCTTCTTCGCGAACACCAGACCGATGAGTCCGAGCAGGCCGGCGATCAGCACGTTGGCCGCGAAGGACAGCACGAAACAGATGGCCAGGTTCCAGTGGCTCCAGGTCCGGATGCCGTACGCCAGCGCGAAGTTGAGCATGGGCAGGGAGAACAGCAGTACCGCGCCCGCGACCGAGAACGCGCCGCCGCTGACCGCGCCGCGCTTCACGTCCTGCTTGAGCTGGGCCTTTGCCAGCGCGATCTCGTCGTGCACCAGCGCCGACAACTCGGTCGTCGCCGATGCGACCAGCTGGCCGACGCTGCGTTCGGCGCCGACCGGGCTGCCGTCGCGTGCGCTCATCGCGTTCTCCCTCAGAGGTTTGGTGCCGTCTTGTTTTGTACCGTCTCGTCAGATCATGCCGGACGACCGTCCTCATCGCCTGCCCCGCCCGGTACTTCCGCAAGCCCGTGGCGCGCCGCCGCGGCCTTCTCGACGGCGAGGCGCCGGTGCTCGGCGGCCTTGTGCTCGTGGATCCGGGCCATGCGCAGGTGGTACTCCGGGTCGTCCTGCTCGTAGATGTCGGGGATACCGTCCAGGTCCTCGTCGCGCTCCTCGTCCTCGCACAGACCGCGGTACTTGGCGTTGCGTACCTTCAGCAGCACGGTCGCACATACCGCCGCGATCAGCGATCCGGCGAGTACGGCCGCCTTCACCTCGTCGGTCAGTACGGCGTCGCCGGCGAAGGCCAGCTCCCCGATGAGCAGCGAGACGGTGAAGCCGATGCCGGCCAGGGACGCCACCGCGAACACGTCGGCCCAGGCGAGGTCGTCGCTGAGCGAGGCACGGGTGAAGCGGACGGCCAGCCGGGCACCCCCGAAGATGCCGATCGTCTTGCCGACGACCAGCCCGAGTACGACCCCGAGCGTCTCCGGCTTCGTGAACACGTCATGGAGCGCCCCGCCGGATACCGACACCCCGGCGCTGAACAGGGCGAACAGTGGCACGGCGAGCCCGGCCGACAGCGGGCGCACCAGGTGCTCGACGCGCTCGCCCGGCGCGTGCTCCTCACCCTCGCGGGTGGTGCAGCGCAGCATCAGGCCCATCGCCACGCCCGCGATGGTGGCGTGCACGCCACTGTTGTACATCAGCGCCCAGATCACGACCGCGAGCGGCACGTACACGTACCAGCCGCGCACGCCCCGGCGCAGCAGCAGCCAGAAGACCACCAGCCCCACCACGGCTCCGCCGAGGGTGGCGAAATTGATCCGTTCGGTGAAGAAGACGGCGATCACGAGGATCGCGAAGAGGTCGTCGACGACCGCCAGGGTCAGCAGGAAGGCGCGCAGGGAGCTGGGCAGCGAGGTGCCGATGACCGCGAGGACGGCGAGCGCGAAGGCGATGTCCGTGGCCATGGGCACCGCCCAGCCCCGCGCGGACCCGCCTCCGGCGAGCGCGGTGACCGTGCAGACCAGCGCGGGTACGACCATCCCGCACAGGGCGGCCACCACGGGCAGCGCCGCCGCCCTGGGGTCGCGCAGGTCCCCGGCGACCAGCTCGCGCTTGAGTTCGATGCCGGCGACGAAGAAGAAGACGGCGAGGAGGCCGTCGGCGGCCCAGTGGGCGACGGAGAGGTTCAGGCCGAGCACCTCGGGGCCGAAGTGGAAGTCGCTGACGGCCACGTAGCTGTGGTGCAGGGTGGGGATGTTGGCCCAGATCAGCGCGGCGACGGCGGCGAGGAGGAGCAGGACGCCGCCGACGGTCTCGGTGCGCAGCGCGTCCGTGATGACCGTCCGCTCGGGCAGGGACAGGCGTCCCAGGGCCTTGCGGGTGGCGGTCGGGGTACGGGGCGCTGACACGGTGGGGACCTCCGGTGGTGGGCAGGGGCGAGCGTCTGCCGACCAGACTTCCCGGCGCACCTTTTCGGACCTTGTCATGTTCTGCGGCTTGCTGTTTTCGCCCAGTCGAGGGCTTTGTTTAGTTTACCTAAGGTTGGAGCCGGGCGCATGTGTGGCGGCGTACGCGTGGAGAGCACGCGAGAGGGGCGCCCGGCGTTCGCACGCCGGGCGCCCCTCTGACGGCCGTACGGCCCCGCCCCGTCCTAGTCCTCGCTGGACGCGGCCGGGAGCTTGGTCTGGATGAGGTCCATGACCGTGGAGTCCGTGAGGGTCGTCACGTCTCCGAGCTGGCGGTTCTCGGCCACGTCCCGCAGCAGACGCCGCATGATCTTGCCCGAGCGGGTCTTCGGCAGCTCCGCCACCGGCAGGATCCGCTTCGGCTTGGCGATCGGGCCGAGCGTGGCGCCGACGTGGTCGCGCAGCTCGCCGACCAGCTTCTCGTCCTCCGACGCCGTACCGCGGAGGATGACGAAGGCGACGATGGCCTGGCCGGTCGTCTCGTCGGCGGCGCCGACCACCGCCGCCTCGGCGACCGCCGGGTGCGAGACGAGCGCCGACTCCACCTCGGTGGTGGAGATGTTGTGCCCGGACACGAGCATCACGTCGTCCACGCGCCCGAGGAGCCAGATGTCCCCGTCGTCGTCCCGCTTCGCGCCGTCACCCGCGAAGTACTTGCCTTCGAAGCGCGACCAGTAGGTGTCGAGGAACCGCTGGTCGTCGCCCCAGATCGTGCGCAGCATCGACGGCCACGGCTCGGTGAGGACGAGGTAGCCGCCACCGCCGTCGGGCACCTCGTTCGCCTCGTCGTCGACGACCGTCGCGCTGATGCCGGGCAGCGCACGCTGCGCGGAACCGGGCTTGGCCTCGGTGACGCCCGGCAGCGGCGAGATCATCATCGCGCCGGTCTCGGTCTGCCACCAGGTGTCCACGATCGGCGTCCGGTCGGCCCCGATGTGCTTGCGGTACCAGATCCACGCCTCGGGGTTGATGGGCTCGCCCACCGAGCCGAGCAGCCGCAGCGAGGTCAGGTCGAACTGCGCGGGGATGTCGTCGCCCCACTTCATGAACGTCCGGATCGCCGTCGGGGCCGTGTAGAGGATCGAGACCCGGTACTTCTCCACGATCTCCCAGAACCGGCCCTGGTGCGGGCTGTCCGGGGTGCCCTCGTACATCACCTGCGTCGCGCCGTTGGCCAGCGGCCCGTACACGATGTAGGAGTGTCCGGTGACCCAGCCGACGTCGGCCGTGCACCAGAACACGTCCGTCTCCGGCTTGAGGTCGAACACCGCCCAGTGCGTGTAGGCCACCTGGGTGAGGTAGCCGCCCGAGGTGTGCAGGATGCCCTTCGGCTTCCCCGTCGTCCCCGAGGTGTAGAGGATGAACAGCGGGTGCTCCGCCTCGAACGCCTCCGGGGTGTGCTCGGCGGACTGGCGGTCCACCAGCTCGTGCCACCAGACGTCCCGCTCGGCGTCGAAGGCCACGTCCTGTCCGGTACGGCGCACCACCAGCACGTGCTCCACGTTGCCGGCCTTCCGCACCGCCTCGTCCACGGCGGGCTTGAGGGCGGACGCCTTGCCGCGCCGGTAGCCGCCGTCGGAGGTGATGACGACCTTGGCGTCCGCGTCCTTGATGCGGGTGGCGAGCGCGTCGGCCGAGAAACCGCCGAAGACGACCGAGTGCGCGGCACCGATCCGGGCCGAGGCCAGCATCGCGATCGCCGTCTCCGGGATCATCGGCATGTAGATGGCGACCCGGTCGCCCTTGCGGACGCCCAGCTCCAGCAGGGCGTTCGCGGCCTTGGAGACCTCGTCCTTCAGTTCGGCGTAGGTGATCGAGCGGCTGTCACCGGGTTCGCCCTCGAAGTGGATGGCGACCCGGTCGCCGTGACCGGCCTCGACATGCCGGTCCACGCAGTTGTACGCGACGTTCAGCTCGCCGTCCTTGAACCACTTCGCGAACGGAGGGTTCGACCAGTCCAGCGTCTCCGTCGGTTCCTTGGCCCAGCTCAGGCGGCGGGCCTGCTCGGCCCAGAAGCCGAGCCGGTCAGCCTTGGCCTGCTCGTACGCCTCTGCCGTGACGTTGGCGTTCGCGGCCAGGTCGGCCGGTGGCGCGAATCGGCGATCCTCCCGCAAGAGGTTGGCCAGGCTTTCGTTGCTCACGACATCTCCCTTTCCCAGGGTGTCCGTTGTGTCCCGGGCCACACCTCATCAGACCCGGGGGTCCGGTGACAAGGGTCAGTCCCAAAATTGGTATAGACCTATGCGTGATGAGGCGGCCCTGAGCTGCACGGTCACACCGGACTGTGCACCTCCTCCCCCTCTCGCACGTCGTCGAACCTCACGTCCACGAACACGGCCTCGTCGCCGTTTTGATGGTTCCCCTCCGTGCCGCCGAGCAGATAGGCCTGCGCCTCGCCCACGTGGAAGTACATGCCGTGCAGCTCCAACGTGCCGGATGCCAGCGCCCGCGCGACCGAGTCGTGCGCCCGCAGATGCTCCAGCTGCTGGACCACGTTGGTCAGGCACAGCTGTTCCACCGCGTCGGCCGGTGCCCGCCCGGCCGGCCGGGGCCGGGCCCGGCGGTCGTCGGCCATCCGCTCCAGGCTGGGCAGCCCGTGCCGCAGCCACCGTCTCAGCGGGGTCATCGCACCCCCGGGCTCGGCGGTCAGCAGCGCCTGCATCGCTCCGCACCCGGAGTGCCCGCACACCGTGACGGACCGCACCCCGAGCACGTCCACCGCGTACTCGATGGCGGCCGCCACCGAGTCGTCGCCGTGCTCTTCGCCCGGCGGCGGCACCAGGTTGCCGACGTTGCGGACGACGAACAGGTCACCCGGACCACTGGAAGTGATCATCGACGTGACGAGGCGAGAGTCCGCACAGGTGAGGAAGAGCTGCGAGGGCTGCTGCCCCTCCCGTGCCAGCCGCGCCAGCTCGTCCCGTACCAGCGGGGCGGTGTTCCGCTGGAACGAGCTGATGCCACGGGCGAGTTCGTGAGGGACGGGGCGCGTGTGGCGGCTGGTGCTGATGGTGGGGGAGGTGGTGTTGGTGTTGGTGTTGGTGGTGGTGTTGATGGGGGCGGTCGGGTCGGTGTCGGTGCCGGAGCCGTGGCCCGTGTCGGCTCCGGTATTCGTGCCGGTGCCTTCGGCCGCGCCGGAGCCGGAGCCGGCCGGGGGTCCCGTCTCGCCGGCACCCGGACCTCGGCCCTTCCCGGCGCTGCCCGCACCCGCGAGCGCACCCGTACTCGTACCTGTACTCGTGCCCGTACTCGTACCTGTACTTGCACTCGTGCTCGCACCCGTACCGACCGCCGGACCGCCGGACGTCAACGCGCACTGGTGGTTCCGCCACGGTGTCCAGGGCAGGCACCGGCACACCGCCGACGGTGTCGGGGCGGTGGTGGTCCGGACTCCGCCGCGCCGGCCCGTCAGCCGGGCGGTGCCGCCTCGCGCGGTGTGCGCGCTCTGCCAGTCCTGCAGGGACTCGTACGCCGCGTGGTCCATGAACGACCCATCCAACTCCACGACGGCATGGGCTCCTTGGGGTACGAGATGCAGGGCTCTGCTGAGCCGGGGCACCGCGAGGAACGTCAGCTGGCCTCGTGCGTGTACGTGATGGACTCCTTCCTTCTCCTTGTGCGTGATGCGGGTGCGGGTGAGGCGGTGCAGGGCGACGGCGACGGCCATGGCGACCCCGAGGAACACGCCCTCCAGGATGCCGAGGAACACCACGCCGAGTGTGGTGGCGACATACGCCAGTACTTCGCGGTGGCGGGTCACCGTGCGGATGTGGTGCAGGGACACCATCTGGATGCCGACGGCCATCACCAGGGCGGCGAGCGAGGCGAGCGGGATCTGCTCCAGGAGCGGGACCATCAGCAGCGCGGCGACTACTACGAAAACGCCGTGCAGCATCGTGGAGTTCCGGCTCACGGCACCGGAATTCACATTCGCCGAACTTCGCACGGCCACGCCCGCGACCGGCAGTCCGCCGAGCGCTCCGGAGACGATGTTGGCCGTGCCCTGGCCGAGCAGTTCGCGGTCGAGGCGGGAGCGGGCGACATGTGCCTGGGGGCCGGGGCGCGAGGCGAGCAGCTTGTCCACGGCGACCGCGCCGAGCAGTGACTGCACGCTGCACACCAGCGTGGTGGTGAGTACGGCGGCGGCGATGCCGAGCACCGGCCCCTCGGGCAGTCCGGCCAGGGCGTGGCTGCGCCAGGACGGCAGGTCGACCCGGGGCAGGCTCAGTCCGGTGAGTGCCGCGGTGACGGTGGCCCCGGTGACCGCGACGAGGGCGGCCGGGACCTTGCGCAACAGGGCTCCCGGGCGCCCGGGGACGCGAGGCCAGGCCAGCAGGAGGGTGAGGGTCAGCGCGCTCATCGACACGGCGGCCGGATCCAGCCGGGCCAACTGGGCGGGCAGGGCGTGCAGGTTGGCGAGGACGGAGCTGTCGGGGCTGCCGCCGAGGACGATGTGCAGCTGTGCCACGGCGATGGTGACGCCGATGCCGGCGAGCATGCCGTGCACCACGGCCGGGCTGACGGCGAGCGCTCCCCGCGCCACCCGCAGGCAGCCGAGGCCGAGTTGGGCGAGACCGGCGAGGACGGTGATGCCGCAGGTCGCCTGCCAGCCGTAGCGGTGGATCAGGTCGGCGGTGACCACGGTCAGTCCGGCCGCGGGCCCGCTGACCTGCAGCGGGCAACCGCCGAGCCGTCCGGCGACGAGTCCGCCGACGGCGGCGGCGACCAGCCCGGCCTGGAGCGGGGCGCCGGTGGCGAGGGCGATGCCGAGGGAGAGCGGCAGGGCGATGAGGAAGACCGCGACGGACGCGGACAGGTCGGCGCCCTCGACGGGGAGGCGGCGGCGCCGGGTCGGTGGGGTGGTGTGCGGCGGGTGGGGCTGGGTGCGGGCAGGTGCGCAGGCTGGCATGTCCCGTCTCCTCCGGGGCGGCGCGGTCGCGGACTGGTGGGTTCCCGCTCGGGGCGGGGGTCGGTCGCGGCCGTGGGTCACGGCGTGCAGCGGCGGGATGGATCAACGCTCGGTAAACGAACAGTAATGCAGAGTAAAGGCTGGGCATAACTTTTCGGGGCAAATGGATCAGCGGATCACCTCCTCAGGTGAAGCAGTCATTTCATCGGCTTGTCGTACTAATTCCTTCTCGGCCTCGTGCGACCTTGGCGGCGCTGCCGGTGCAACCCCGGCAGATCGCCAGAAAACACCCTCGTCAGCGTCCGCCTGAGAGTCGGCGTTCGCCTGAGAGAAGGAAGAAGGTGGGCGGAACATGACCGCCACCCAGAGGATCGCCGTCGGTGTCGTGGTCGCCGTGGCCTGTGCCGCGCCGCTCGCCGGCTGCGCGACCGGCTCCAACGGTTCGAAGGAGGGGCAGTCCGGCCCGCAGAACGGGGCGCCGGCCCCGCAGAGCGTGGTCCGTCTGATCGGCGACGGGTCCACCGCGTACACCGGTGCGCAGCCGCACCTGCCCAGGGCCGAGAAGCTCGAGCCGGGTCAGAAGCCCCCGCAGTTCGTCGTGTTCTCCTGGGACGGCTCGGGCGAGGACAGTCAGAAGCTGTTCTCGCACTTCCGCAAGGTCGCCAAGGAGAACAAGGCGAACATGACCTTCTTCCTCAGCGGCGTGTACATGCTGCCCGAGGAGAAGCGTGACCTCTACAGACCCCCGCAGCACTCGCCGGGCCGGTCCGACATCGGCTTCAACGACCCGCAGGGCATCGCCGACACCGTGAAGCAGGTGCGGATGGCCTGGCTGGAGGGCAACGAGATCGGCACGCACTTCAACGGCCACTTCTGCGGTCCCGACGGCGGTGTCGGCGAGTGGTCGGTGGACGAGTGGAAGAGCGAGATCGACCAGGCCAAGCAGTTCGTGAAGAGCTGGAAGACCACCACCGGCATGACCAAGTCGGCGCCGCTGCCCTTCGACTACGACAAGGAACTCATCGGCGCCCGCACCCCCTGCCTGGAAGGGCAGAAGAACTTCATGAAGGCGGCGAGCCAGATGGGCTTCCGCTACGACTCCAGCGGCGTCAACGACCAGGTCTGGCCCAAGAAGAAGCAGGGCCTGTGGGACCTGTCGATGCAGTTGGTCCCCTTCCCCGGGCACACCTACGAGCAGCTGACCATGGACTACAACTTCATGGTCAACCAGTCCGGCACCCAGACCCAGGGCGACCCGGACATGTACGCCTCCTGGGGCGACCAGATGCGCGACGGCCTGGTCAAGGGCTTCTACCGGGCCTACGACGGCAACCGCGCGCCCCTGATCATCGGCAACCACTTCGAGTCCTGGAACGGCGGCACGTACATGCGCGCCCTCGACGAGGTGGTCAAGGAGGTGTGCAACAAGCCCGAGGTGCGCTGTGTCTCCTTCCATCAGCTCGCCGACTGGCTCGACGCGCAGGACCCGCAGACGCTGAAGAAGCTGCGCACCCTCGAGGTGGGTGAGGCGCCCCGGAAGGGCTGGGCGTCCCTCCTGTCCGGCCGCCCGGCACCGGCGCCGAAGGGTGTGCCCGGGGCGCCGGCGGCCAAGCAGTAGGCGTCAGACGGGGGTTGCCACACCCTCGCCGAGCACGAAGCCGGGGTCGACCTGCGCCGCCAGGTCGGCCCCTGTGCGCTCGTTTCCCCACGACTGGGCGTTCTTCAGATGGAAGTGCACCATCTGGCGCGTGTAGCGCTCCCAGTCGCGCAGCTCGTAGGTCGCGTCCGCGGCAGCCCGAAGGGCTTGCAGGGCGCGGACGTTGGGCTCCTCCAGGAGGTCGAACCGCGGCGGGTGACCCCTCTCCATGGCACGCACCCAGTCCGAGTGCCCGACCGTCACGAGCAGGTCGTCCCCGGCCTCCGCGCGCAGGAAGTCGATGTCCTCCTGCCCCTGGACCTTGTTGCCGACGACCTTCAGGGCGACGCCGAAGTCGCGGGCGTACTCCTTGTACTGGCGGTAGACGGAGACCCCCTTCCGGGTCGGCTCGGCGACGAGGAACGTCATGTCGAAACGGGTGAACATGCCGGAGGCGAAGGAGTCCGAACCGGCCGTCATGTCGACCACCACGTACTCGTCGGGGCCGTCGACGAGGTGGTTCAGGAACAGCTCCACCGCTCCCGTCTTGGAGTGGTAGCAGGCGACCCCCAGGTCGGCGTCCGTGAAGGGCCCGGTGACCATCAGACGGACGGCACCGCCGTCGAGTTCCACCGGCCGGGCGCAGGCGTCGTACACCGCGTTGGGCTCCCGCACCCGGACCAGCCGGGAGCCCTCGCCGGGCGGGGTCGTCTTGATCATCGTGGCGGAGGAGGCGATGCGCGGGTTGGAGCCCCGCAGGTGGTCCTTGATCAGGGGCAGCCGGTCGCCCATCGCGGGGAGTGCGGCGGCCTCCTTCTCGTCGAGACCGAGGGCCGGGCCGAGGTGCTGGTTGATGTCCGCGTCGATGGCCACCACGGGGGCGCCCGCGGCGGCGAGGTGACGGATGAAGAGGGAGGAGAGCGTGGTCTTGCCGCTGCCGCCCTTTCCGACGAAAGCAATTTTCATGTTCACCAAGCGTAGTCGCGCGATAGCTGTAAGTGGCTGGAAGGGT comes from the Streptomyces sp. NBC_00820 genome and includes:
- the nhaA gene encoding Na+/H+ antiporter NhaA, which encodes MSAPRTPTATRKALGRLSLPERTVITDALRTETVGGVLLLLAAVAALIWANIPTLHHSYVAVSDFHFGPEVLGLNLSVAHWAADGLLAVFFFVAGIELKRELVAGDLRDPRAAALPVVAALCGMVVPALVCTVTALAGGGSARGWAVPMATDIAFALAVLAVIGTSLPSSLRAFLLTLAVVDDLFAILVIAVFFTERINFATLGGAVVGLVVFWLLLRRGVRGWYVYVPLAVVIWALMYNSGVHATIAGVAMGLMLRCTTREGEEHAPGERVEHLVRPLSAGLAVPLFALFSAGVSVSGGALHDVFTKPETLGVVLGLVVGKTIGIFGGARLAVRFTRASLSDDLAWADVFAVASLAGIGFTVSLLIGELAFAGDAVLTDEVKAAVLAGSLIAAVCATVLLKVRNAKYRGLCEDEERDEDLDGIPDIYEQDDPEYHLRMARIHEHKAAEHRRLAVEKAAAARHGLAEVPGGAGDEDGRPA
- a CDS encoding SulP family inorganic anion transporter, yielding MPACAPARTQPHPPHTTPPTRRRRLPVEGADLSASVAVFLIALPLSLGIALATGAPLQAGLVAAAVGGLVAGRLGGCPLQVSGPAAGLTVVTADLIHRYGWQATCGITVLAGLAQLGLGCLRVARGALAVSPAVVHGMLAGIGVTIAVAQLHIVLGGSPDSSVLANLHALPAQLARLDPAAVSMSALTLTLLLAWPRVPGRPGALLRKVPAALVAVTGATVTAALTGLSLPRVDLPSWRSHALAGLPEGPVLGIAAAVLTTTLVCSVQSLLGAVAVDKLLASRPGPQAHVARSRLDRELLGQGTANIVSGALGGLPVAGVAVRSSANVNSGAVSRNSTMLHGVFVVVAALLMVPLLEQIPLASLAALVMAVGIQMVSLHHIRTVTRHREVLAYVATTLGVVFLGILEGVFLGVAMAVAVALHRLTRTRITHKEKEGVHHVHARGQLTFLAVPRLSRALHLVPQGAHAVVELDGSFMDHAAYESLQDWQSAHTARGGTARLTGRRGGVRTTTAPTPSAVCRCLPWTPWRNHQCALTSGGPAVGTGASTSASTGTSTGTSTGTSTGALAGAGSAGKGRGPGAGETGPPAGSGSGAAEGTGTNTGADTGHGSGTDTDPTAPINTTTNTNTNTTSPTISTSRHTRPVPHELARGISSFQRNTAPLVRDELARLAREGQQPSQLFLTCADSRLVTSMITSSGPGDLFVVRNVGNLVPPPGEEHGDDSVAAAIEYAVDVLGVRSVTVCGHSGCGAMQALLTAEPGGAMTPLRRWLRHGLPSLERMADDRRARPRPAGRAPADAVEQLCLTNVVQQLEHLRAHDSVARALASGTLELHGMYFHVGEAQAYLLGGTEGNHQNGDEAVFVDVRFDDVREGEEVHSPV
- a CDS encoding phage holin family protein, with translation MSARDGSPVGAERSVGQLVASATTELSALVHDEIALAKAQLKQDVKRGAVSGGAFSVAGAVLLFSLPMLNFALAYGIRTWSHWNLAICFVLSFAANVLIAGLLGLIGLVFAKKAKKSQGPRKVAASVKQSAGVLQNAKPHPRRPALPQDRARKAVARSSS
- the acs gene encoding acetate--CoA ligase produces the protein MSNESLANLLREDRRFAPPADLAANANVTAEAYEQAKADRLGFWAEQARRLSWAKEPTETLDWSNPPFAKWFKDGELNVAYNCVDRHVEAGHGDRVAIHFEGEPGDSRSITYAELKDEVSKAANALLELGVRKGDRVAIYMPMIPETAIAMLASARIGAAHSVVFGGFSADALATRIKDADAKVVITSDGGYRRGKASALKPAVDEAVRKAGNVEHVLVVRRTGQDVAFDAERDVWWHELVDRQSAEHTPEAFEAEHPLFILYTSGTTGKPKGILHTSGGYLTQVAYTHWAVFDLKPETDVFWCTADVGWVTGHSYIVYGPLANGATQVMYEGTPDSPHQGRFWEIVEKYRVSILYTAPTAIRTFMKWGDDIPAQFDLTSLRLLGSVGEPINPEAWIWYRKHIGADRTPIVDTWWQTETGAMMISPLPGVTEAKPGSAQRALPGISATVVDDEANEVPDGGGGYLVLTEPWPSMLRTIWGDDQRFLDTYWSRFEGKYFAGDGAKRDDDGDIWLLGRVDDVMLVSGHNISTTEVESALVSHPAVAEAAVVGAADETTGQAIVAFVILRGTASEDEKLVGELRDHVGATLGPIAKPKRILPVAELPKTRSGKIMRRLLRDVAENRQLGDVTTLTDSTVMDLIQTKLPAASSED
- a CDS encoding ATP-binding protein, with the translated sequence MKIAFVGKGGSGKTTLSSLFIRHLAAAGAPVVAIDADINQHLGPALGLDEKEAAALPAMGDRLPLIKDHLRGSNPRIASSATMIKTTPPGEGSRLVRVREPNAVYDACARPVELDGGAVRLMVTGPFTDADLGVACYHSKTGAVELFLNHLVDGPDEYVVVDMTAGSDSFASGMFTRFDMTFLVAEPTRKGVSVYRQYKEYARDFGVALKVVGNKVQGQEDIDFLRAEAGDDLLVTVGHSDWVRAMERGHPPRFDLLEEPNVRALQALRAAADATYELRDWERYTRQMVHFHLKNAQSWGNERTGADLAAQVDPGFVLGEGVATPV